From the Salinimicrobium tongyeongense genome, one window contains:
- the prmA gene encoding 50S ribosomal protein L11 methyltransferase, whose protein sequence is MNYLEFKFLIEPLQPASEILIAELGMAGFESFVEHEDGITAYIPQEEYDAEAMAGIHILQSDEFDISYTQNEIEQVNWNIEWEKNFHPIIVNDQCGVRAPFHPRPDVKYDIVIEPKMSFGTGHHATTHMMIEFLLEQDLQGKKVLDMGCGTGVLAIVAEKRGASQLDAIDIDNWCYQNTLENVERNNCHYIETFEGGAELLEGRHYDVIIANINRNILLEDMQTYNNSLNEGGELYLSGFYSADIPVIRQECEKYGLKYHSNKEREDWVALKFTK, encoded by the coding sequence AAATTTTTGATTGAACCTCTGCAACCGGCATCAGAGATCCTTATTGCCGAACTCGGCATGGCGGGTTTTGAAAGTTTTGTAGAGCATGAAGACGGGATAACCGCGTATATTCCGCAAGAGGAATACGACGCAGAGGCAATGGCGGGAATACATATACTCCAGTCTGATGAATTTGATATTTCCTATACCCAAAACGAAATTGAACAGGTAAACTGGAATATTGAGTGGGAAAAGAACTTTCACCCCATTATTGTCAACGATCAATGTGGGGTGAGAGCTCCTTTTCATCCCAGGCCCGATGTAAAATACGATATCGTGATCGAGCCAAAAATGTCATTTGGAACCGGGCATCACGCCACGACCCACATGATGATAGAATTTCTTTTGGAGCAGGACCTGCAGGGAAAAAAAGTGCTGGATATGGGCTGTGGCACAGGAGTATTGGCTATAGTTGCCGAAAAAAGAGGTGCCTCACAACTGGATGCCATTGATATTGACAACTGGTGCTATCAAAATACCCTTGAAAATGTAGAGAGAAATAACTGCCACTATATCGAAACTTTTGAAGGCGGGGCAGAGTTGCTTGAAGGCCGGCACTATGACGTGATCATTGCCAACATCAACAGGAATATCCTCCTTGAAGATATGCAAACTTATAACAACAGCCTTAACGAAGGCGGTGAGCTTTACCTTAGCGGATTTTATTCTGCCGATATTCCTGTGATTCGGCAGGAATGCGAAAAGTATGGGTTAAAATATCACAGTAATAAAGAACGGGAAGACTGGGTGGCTTTAAAATTCACAAAGTAA
- a CDS encoding ATP-dependent Clp protease adaptor ClpS — protein sequence MSTQEEVLEKKKVETKESKLHEIVLYNDDYNTFDHVIETLIIACDHTPEQAEQCSLLVHYKGKCTVKTGTYKDLEPRCGKLLEEGLTAEIV from the coding sequence ATGAGCACACAAGAAGAAGTTCTTGAAAAGAAGAAAGTAGAAACAAAAGAATCAAAACTTCACGAGATCGTATTGTATAATGATGATTATAACACTTTTGATCACGTGATAGAGACCCTTATTATTGCCTGCGATCATACTCCCGAACAGGCCGAGCAATGTTCTCTCCTGGTGCATTACAAAGGTAAATGCACGGTAAAAACCGGAACTTATAAAGATTTGGAACCACGCTGCGGAAAACTTCTTGAAGAGGGCTTAACAGCAGAAATTGTGTAA
- a CDS encoding tetratricopeptide repeat-containing sensor histidine kinase has protein sequence MKCARILNFFVVFCLAALSACESKDSNKEQAQPAPGTPGQYYLLGLDTSDPPKKLELYNKGLNAVTDKRDTSLVALLDGKIYALQRLGQVDSLPFWIDSLIITARLQGDLFYEAKGFLRKSEIMRNKNPEEQFKNAFYSRNLYLKYGDTAMAGRRSLDMANAQLGLGDIVGSQESATEAIKYLDHTRDAKYVSSAYNVLGLSYSGQKLFSEAFKEYEQALKYAVSREDSISYLHNIALLHKSQENYSEALKTFGEILKSDVIDESSRLRYRENYAFTKWLQDSTTRAGDVLLEVMRKRREMDDQSGLIASYFHLTDYFRKIDINKSKHYAEKYYEQAKLLSYPTAQAEALRRLISLSEGNTREKYIERFLLLSDSLEEADTRLRYQFAKIRFDEEKKEQQIDLLQAENTTQHLRTEKLRTRNIIISLAALIILVISGAFFYSVRQRGKREKIKQIYLTERRISKRIHDELANDIYHVMSSIEPVAPAMVVDRLENIYQRTRDFSRENSEIATGEDYLSGLLNMLSGAVPSGMRLIVRGETGVNWGKMSRENKIVVYRVLQEMMVNMRKHSEAKLVALIFSTEEKYLKISYSDNGIGVDEAVLQCGNGVQNLKARLKTIKGNVIFDTSGKGLKAEFFVPFNS, from the coding sequence ATGAAATGTGCCCGGATATTAAATTTTTTTGTAGTCTTTTGTCTTGCAGCCCTAAGTGCCTGCGAGAGTAAAGACAGCAATAAAGAGCAAGCTCAGCCTGCACCGGGCACGCCAGGTCAATACTACCTGCTGGGTCTGGATACTTCAGATCCTCCAAAAAAACTTGAACTTTACAATAAAGGCCTCAATGCTGTTACAGATAAAAGAGACACCTCCCTGGTAGCATTACTGGATGGAAAAATCTATGCTCTTCAACGCTTAGGCCAGGTAGACAGCCTTCCATTCTGGATTGACAGCCTTATTATTACGGCGCGTTTACAGGGAGATTTGTTTTATGAAGCCAAGGGATTTCTTCGCAAGTCGGAGATCATGCGGAACAAAAACCCCGAAGAACAATTTAAGAATGCTTTTTATTCCCGAAACCTCTATCTGAAGTACGGCGATACTGCCATGGCGGGGAGAAGATCTCTCGATATGGCCAACGCCCAACTCGGCTTAGGTGATATAGTAGGAAGCCAGGAAAGTGCTACCGAAGCTATAAAGTATTTAGATCATACCAGAGATGCTAAATATGTGAGTTCTGCATATAATGTGCTGGGGCTTTCATACAGCGGGCAAAAACTGTTTTCGGAAGCTTTTAAAGAATATGAACAGGCCCTAAAATACGCGGTAAGCCGGGAAGACAGCATTAGCTACCTTCACAATATAGCCCTGCTGCACAAGAGTCAGGAAAATTATTCCGAAGCTCTTAAAACTTTCGGGGAAATATTAAAATCTGACGTAATTGATGAATCGTCGCGCCTCAGGTACCGCGAGAACTATGCCTTTACCAAATGGTTGCAGGACTCCACTACCAGGGCCGGAGATGTGCTTTTGGAAGTGATGCGGAAAAGGCGGGAGATGGACGATCAATCGGGACTTATAGCAAGTTATTTCCATCTTACAGATTATTTCAGGAAGATTGATATAAACAAATCAAAACACTACGCCGAAAAATACTATGAACAGGCAAAACTGCTTTCCTATCCCACCGCACAGGCCGAAGCCTTAAGAAGGCTTATTTCACTTAGTGAGGGAAATACAAGAGAGAAATACATAGAGCGTTTTTTATTGCTAAGTGACAGCCTTGAAGAAGCCGATACGAGGCTGAGGTACCAATTTGCCAAAATAAGGTTTGATGAAGAAAAAAAGGAGCAGCAAATAGACCTTTTGCAGGCCGAAAATACCACTCAGCACTTAAGAACAGAGAAACTGCGCACCAGGAATATCATCATTTCCCTTGCCGCGCTTATCATCCTGGTTATTTCAGGCGCATTTTTTTATTCTGTGCGGCAACGGGGCAAACGTGAAAAAATCAAGCAAATCTACCTTACCGAAAGAAGGATCTCAAAAAGGATCCACGATGAACTTGCAAATGACATCTACCACGTCATGAGTTCTATTGAGCCTGTGGCCCCGGCAATGGTAGTAGACCGGCTGGAGAATATTTACCAGCGCACCCGCGATTTTTCCCGGGAGAACAGTGAGATTGCTACGGGAGAAGATTATCTGTCGGGACTTCTTAACATGCTTTCGGGGGCTGTGCCATCGGGAATGCGACTTATAGTTCGCGGTGAGACCGGCGTGAACTGGGGCAAAATGAGCAGGGAAAACAAAATTGTGGTGTACAGGGTTCTCCAGGAAATGATGGTGAATATGAGAAAGCACAGCGAAGCCAAACTCGTAGCCCTTATTTTTTCTACGGAAGAAAAGTACTTAAAGATCAGCTATTCCGATAACGGGATAGGGGTTGATGAAGCTGTACTACAATGTGGAAATGGCGTTCAAAACCTGAAGGCGCGGCTAAAAACCATCAAAGGGAATGTCATTTTTGACACTTCAGGAAAAGGGCTTAAGGCAGAGTTCTTTGTTCCATTCAATTCTTAA
- a CDS encoding M20/M25/M40 family metallo-hydrolase: protein MKKLSFFLFLLLTLNAGAQSNSEEDSLNIRKLYDVALLQGQGYAWLDHLSNKIGGRLSGSVNAQRAVDYTKAELEKLGLDRVWLQPVMVPKWTRGNPEYAYIQSPGAPSTTVNILALGGSVATPDTGIRAKVIEVQGIEDLERYGREQIEGKVVFFNRPMRADLIHTFEAYGGCVDQRYSGAAEAAKFGAVGVIVRSLSHKIDDYPHTGSMSYGDLPNSKRIPAAAISTKDAEYLSSMLKLNNDLDFYYKMNCRNYEDVESYNVIGELKGSERPNEYIVVGGHLDSWDVGDGAHDDGAGVVQSMEVLRLFKESGIRPKRTIRVVLFMNEENGLRGGNKYAEVARKNGENHIFALESDSGGFTPRGFSFDARESQFAKIESWKPLFEPYLIHYFSRGGSGADIGPLENGSTVLAGLRPDSQRYFDHHHAATDTFDAVNKRELELGAATMASLVYLVDKYGFDDIKNEPEILK, encoded by the coding sequence ATGAAAAAACTCTCATTTTTCCTATTTCTCCTTCTCACTTTAAACGCAGGAGCGCAGTCTAACTCTGAAGAAGATTCTCTTAATATTCGCAAACTTTATGATGTGGCCCTGCTTCAGGGACAGGGGTATGCCTGGCTTGATCACCTTTCGAACAAGATAGGGGGGCGGCTATCGGGATCTGTGAATGCACAGCGTGCCGTAGATTACACCAAAGCCGAACTTGAAAAACTGGGCCTTGACCGGGTATGGTTACAGCCGGTTATGGTGCCTAAATGGACGCGCGGAAATCCCGAATATGCTTATATTCAGTCTCCGGGAGCACCATCAACTACAGTGAACATTCTTGCTTTAGGCGGTTCTGTAGCTACTCCCGATACGGGGATTAGGGCAAAGGTAATCGAGGTGCAGGGTATTGAAGATCTTGAGAGGTATGGAAGGGAGCAAATTGAAGGGAAAGTGGTGTTCTTTAACCGCCCAATGAGGGCCGATCTTATCCACACTTTTGAAGCCTATGGCGGTTGTGTAGATCAACGCTACTCGGGTGCGGCCGAAGCTGCAAAATTTGGTGCCGTGGGAGTGATCGTGCGATCGCTGTCTCATAAAATTGACGATTACCCTCATACAGGCTCCATGAGCTATGGTGACCTTCCCAACAGTAAAAGGATTCCTGCTGCGGCCATTAGCACCAAAGATGCCGAGTACCTTAGCAGTATGCTCAAGCTTAACAACGACCTCGATTTTTACTATAAAATGAACTGCCGCAACTATGAAGATGTAGAATCTTATAACGTGATTGGGGAGCTAAAAGGGAGTGAGCGCCCTAATGAGTATATTGTGGTTGGCGGGCATCTCGATTCGTGGGATGTGGGTGACGGGGCTCACGATGATGGCGCCGGAGTGGTACAATCCATGGAAGTGCTTAGGCTTTTCAAGGAATCGGGGATCCGCCCTAAGAGAACTATCCGGGTGGTGCTGTTTATGAATGAAGAAAATGGACTTAGAGGTGGAAATAAATATGCTGAAGTAGCCAGAAAGAACGGCGAGAACCACATTTTTGCTCTTGAAAGCGACTCTGGCGGATTCACGCCACGCGGATTTTCCTTTGATGCAAGGGAATCTCAGTTTGCAAAAATCGAATCCTGGAAGCCCCTTTTTGAGCCTTACCTCATTCATTACTTTTCCAGGGGAGGCAGCGGTGCCGATATTGGTCCGCTTGAAAACGGAAGCACCGTGCTCGCCGGCTTAAGACCCGATTCTCAAAGGTACTTTGATCACCACCACGCAGCTACCGATACTTTTGATGCGGTAAATAAACGTGAACTTGAACTTGGAGCTGCTACTATGGCTTCCCTGGTTTACCTGGTAGATAAATACGGATTTGACGATATTAAGAACGAGCCCGAAATCCTGAAATAA
- a CDS encoding MATE family efflux transporter produces MHLTAYTKEFGKNLNIAYPVMLGQLGHVLVGLADNIMVGRLGAAPLAAVSLGNSLVFIALSLGIGFSFAITPLIAEADGSDDIDAGKSYFHHGIIMCGINGIFLFILLLLAKPLLYRLNQPPEVVDLAIPYLEIVAFSMIPLMLFQAYKQFADGLSQTRYAMYATLIANVVNVLFNYLLIYGVWIFPRLELEGAALGTLISRFFMIWFIWEILRRKKKFSQYFVWSRKDLLKIDIFKRLFALGFPTALQMLFEVAIFTATVFLAGTLGTNPQAANQIALNLASMTFMVAVGLGVTATIRVGNQKGKANYYDLRRIALSTFLLVFIIEAVFAVGFILLKDWLPTLYIDNSEVILLAAQLLIVAALFQLSDGLQVVILGALRGLQDVKFPTVICFIAYWIIGFPVSWYLGKQTSLGSMGIWFGLLAGLSASAFMLYLRFNSLSKKLLLSAVNDEPQKQII; encoded by the coding sequence GTGCATCTTACTGCCTACACAAAAGAATTTGGAAAGAACCTGAATATTGCATACCCCGTAATGTTGGGCCAGTTAGGGCACGTGCTGGTAGGGCTGGCCGATAATATTATGGTGGGCCGCCTTGGTGCCGCACCTCTCGCAGCCGTTTCCCTGGGCAATAGCCTGGTTTTTATTGCGCTTTCCCTCGGAATCGGATTCTCTTTTGCCATCACGCCGCTTATTGCTGAAGCCGATGGCTCGGACGATATTGATGCCGGAAAAAGCTATTTTCACCACGGAATTATCATGTGCGGAATAAACGGGATTTTTCTTTTTATTCTGCTGCTACTGGCAAAACCACTTCTTTACAGGCTAAATCAGCCGCCTGAAGTAGTAGACCTGGCAATCCCATACCTTGAGATCGTTGCTTTTTCGATGATCCCGCTTATGCTGTTCCAGGCTTACAAACAATTTGCCGACGGGCTTTCCCAAACGCGCTACGCCATGTATGCTACTTTAATTGCCAACGTGGTGAATGTGCTGTTCAATTATCTGCTCATTTACGGAGTCTGGATCTTTCCACGGCTCGAACTGGAAGGCGCTGCCCTGGGAACTTTAATTTCCAGGTTTTTCATGATCTGGTTTATCTGGGAGATCTTAAGGCGAAAAAAGAAGTTCAGCCAATATTTCGTCTGGTCCCGGAAAGACCTGCTCAAAATTGACATTTTTAAGAGGTTATTCGCGCTTGGGTTTCCCACTGCCCTGCAAATGCTGTTTGAGGTAGCAATATTTACAGCCACTGTTTTTCTTGCCGGTACGCTGGGTACCAATCCGCAGGCGGCAAATCAAATTGCGCTCAACCTCGCGTCCATGACTTTTATGGTAGCAGTGGGGCTGGGAGTAACGGCCACAATCAGGGTGGGAAATCAAAAGGGAAAAGCAAATTATTACGACCTTCGGCGTATAGCATTATCTACATTTTTACTGGTATTTATCATTGAAGCAGTATTTGCTGTAGGTTTTATCCTTCTAAAAGACTGGCTGCCCACGCTGTACATAGATAATTCCGAAGTAATTTTACTGGCGGCACAGCTGTTGATTGTGGCAGCATTATTTCAGCTAAGCGATGGCTTACAGGTGGTGATCCTGGGAGCTTTAAGAGGTTTGCAAGACGTGAAATTCCCCACAGTTATCTGCTTTATTGCCTATTGGATCATAGGTTTCCCGGTGTCCTGGTACCTTGGTAAGCAAACCAGCCTTGGCAGTATGGGAATTTGGTTTGGATTACTCGCCGGCCTTAGCGCATCTGCTTTTATGTTGTATCTTCGGTTTAATTCTTTGAGCAAAAAATTACTTCTATCGGCTGTAAATGATGAGCCACAGAAACAAATCATATAA
- a CDS encoding phosphatase PAP2 family protein: MEQLVELDHELFLFLNNLGDPAWDNFWNFITNKWASIPFYALLVFFLYKALGWKKTLLSLVLVALVITCTDQLANLFKHYFERPRPCRQEGIMEYSRFVAVRCGRFGYFSAHAASSAALVVYLGMILKRYWKHIFPVLIFWGLLVSYSRIYLGVHYPGDVLTGWFFGIVIGYVFYRLFLFLGRRFFTSGDFRAEF; encoded by the coding sequence ATGGAACAATTGGTAGAACTAGATCACGAACTTTTCCTTTTTCTCAACAACCTTGGGGATCCTGCCTGGGATAATTTCTGGAATTTTATTACCAATAAATGGGCTTCCATTCCGTTTTATGCGCTGCTGGTGTTTTTTCTCTACAAGGCGTTGGGGTGGAAGAAGACGCTGCTTTCCCTTGTGCTTGTTGCGTTAGTGATCACCTGTACAGACCAGCTTGCAAACCTTTTTAAACATTATTTTGAACGCCCCCGGCCCTGCAGGCAGGAAGGTATCATGGAATATTCACGTTTTGTTGCTGTGCGGTGTGGCAGGTTTGGGTATTTTTCTGCGCATGCGGCAAGTTCGGCAGCCCTGGTGGTTTATCTGGGGATGATCCTAAAAAGGTATTGGAAACACATCTTTCCGGTGCTCATTTTCTGGGGCTTACTCGTTTCCTACAGCCGCATTTACCTTGGGGTACATTATCCCGGCGATGTACTTACCGGCTGGTTCTTCGGGATTGTGATTGGATATGTTTTTTATCGTTTGTTCCTGTTCCTGGGGCGCAGGTTTTTTACTTCCGGCGACTTTCGGGCAGAATTCTAA
- the meaB gene encoding methylmalonyl Co-A mutase-associated GTPase MeaB, which produces MPSLKNQSALHESEGTRPSSEINAVMARKIRDSRRKETPVEEIFNRLRAGDKSALSQGITLVETNQPKQQEKAAQLIEKCLAYANNSIRIGITGVPGVGKSTFIEALGVHLADSGKKVAVLAVDPSSTISGGSILGDKTRMETLVNHQNAFIRPSPSGDSLGGVAKKTRETIILCEAAGFDTLLIETVGVGQSETTVHSMTDFFLLLKLAGAGDELQGIKRGIMEMADAIVINKADGENRKPAERARSEFKRALHLYPAKESGWQPKVLLCSAYYKEGITEIWDLVAEYEQKMKESGDFSRKRHEQNKFWLLQTINEHLKSRFYNQPEIKILLKQQLEALEKNETTPFEAAAFLLEKYRLL; this is translated from the coding sequence ATTCCCAGTTTGAAAAATCAATCGGCCCTACACGAATCGGAGGGAACCCGCCCTTCTTCAGAAATTAATGCCGTAATGGCCAGGAAAATCAGGGATTCCCGAAGAAAGGAAACCCCGGTTGAAGAAATCTTTAACCGTCTTCGGGCCGGCGATAAGTCGGCACTAAGCCAGGGAATCACCCTGGTGGAGACCAACCAGCCAAAACAACAGGAAAAAGCGGCCCAGCTTATAGAAAAGTGCCTGGCATATGCCAATAATTCCATCAGGATTGGAATTACCGGCGTACCCGGAGTAGGCAAAAGTACTTTTATAGAAGCTTTGGGGGTTCATTTGGCCGACTCGGGGAAAAAAGTTGCGGTTCTGGCAGTAGATCCCAGCAGCACAATTTCGGGAGGCAGCATACTTGGGGATAAAACCCGGATGGAAACACTTGTAAACCACCAAAATGCTTTCATCAGGCCTTCTCCTTCGGGAGATTCACTGGGCGGGGTGGCAAAAAAGACACGGGAGACCATTATTTTATGTGAGGCTGCAGGCTTTGACACGCTACTCATAGAAACCGTTGGGGTGGGACAAAGTGAAACCACTGTTCACAGCATGACCGATTTCTTTTTACTGCTGAAGCTGGCAGGGGCAGGTGATGAACTGCAGGGAATTAAACGCGGGATCATGGAAATGGCCGATGCCATTGTGATCAACAAAGCCGATGGTGAAAACCGGAAGCCTGCTGAAAGAGCCCGGTCTGAATTTAAACGAGCGCTTCACCTCTACCCTGCAAAAGAAAGTGGCTGGCAACCAAAAGTGCTGTTGTGTAGTGCTTATTACAAAGAAGGCATAACCGAGATCTGGGATCTGGTAGCCGAATATGAGCAGAAGATGAAGGAAAGTGGCGACTTCAGCCGAAAACGCCACGAACAGAATAAATTCTGGCTGCTACAAACCATCAATGAACATTTAAAAAGCAGGTTTTACAATCAGCCGGAAATCAAAATACTTTTGAAGCAGCAGCTCGAAGCCCTCGAAAAAAATGAAACCACGCCTTTTGAAGCGGCTGCATTCCTATTAGAAAAGTACCGGCTTTTGTAA
- a CDS encoding organic hydroperoxide resistance protein, protein MKTLYTGVATTTGGREGNVRSDDGILDLDLSMPKAMGGKGAEKTNPEQLFAAGYSACYGSALQVVAKKHKVDLGDFSVTASVELGTTEEGDLQLSVVLDSYIPGVDVETGEKLVNEAHEICPYSRATRDNIDVTLNLMLDEDE, encoded by the coding sequence ATGAAGACATTGTATACTGGTGTTGCCACCACAACAGGCGGAAGGGAAGGAAATGTAAGAAGTGACGACGGAATTCTTGATCTCGACCTGAGTATGCCCAAAGCCATGGGAGGGAAAGGTGCCGAAAAGACCAACCCCGAACAACTTTTTGCAGCCGGATATTCGGCCTGTTACGGCAGTGCCCTTCAGGTTGTTGCAAAGAAACACAAGGTAGACCTGGGAGATTTTTCGGTCACTGCTTCCGTAGAACTGGGTACAACCGAAGAAGGCGACCTTCAGCTTTCGGTGGTGCTCGATTCGTATATTCCGGGAGTAGATGTTGAAACAGGAGAGAAACTGGTCAACGAAGCTCATGAGATTTGTCCTTACTCAAGAGCTACGCGAGATAATATTGATGTTACCCTCAACCTCATGCTTGATGAGGATGAATAG
- a CDS encoding potassium/proton antiporter, giving the protein MDITTENVLLIGSLLLLISILAGKTSYKFGVPTLILFLSVGILAGSEGIGKIEFDDPQLAQFIGIVSLNFILFSGGLDTNWRSIKPILWHGISLSTLGVLFTALSLGTFVWAITDFTIYEGLLLGAIVSSTDAAAVFSILRSKNMALKANLRPTLELESGSNDPMAYFLTIAFLGLVVNQDQSLLSIIPLFLQQILIGAALGFLFGKLSKIIINKITLDFEGLYPVLAVALMFLVFSATDRLGGNGFLAVYLAGVYLGNQDLIHKRTIMRFFDGVAWLMQIVLFLTLGLLVYPSDIVPIIGLGILVSVFLIFIARPIGVMLSLAPFKMKMRRRWYISWVGLRGAVPIVFATYPLLAGIEKAHMIFNIVFFVSLTSVLVQGTTLSKVAHWLHVALPKKAKRISPVDAFLADGTKSLIREITIPSENFSVGKRIVDLHFPRNAIIAMISRDGKFLTPNGATQIEEDDTLIVLMENQRNIEAVYNSLHLAYNPDTEDDNNL; this is encoded by the coding sequence ATGGATATTACCACAGAGAATGTACTTTTAATTGGTTCACTTTTACTTCTCATAAGCATACTGGCGGGAAAGACTTCCTATAAATTTGGGGTGCCCACGCTTATACTTTTCCTTTCGGTGGGTATATTGGCAGGTTCAGAAGGAATCGGGAAAATTGAATTTGATGATCCTCAACTCGCCCAGTTTATTGGTATAGTTTCCCTCAATTTCATCCTTTTTTCGGGGGGGCTGGACACCAACTGGCGCAGTATTAAGCCTATTCTCTGGCACGGGATCTCCCTTTCTACACTGGGCGTTTTATTCACTGCCCTCTCCCTTGGCACCTTTGTGTGGGCCATTACAGATTTCACTATTTATGAAGGCCTGTTATTGGGGGCCATTGTATCTTCTACAGATGCGGCAGCCGTTTTCTCTATCCTCAGGTCAAAAAATATGGCTTTAAAAGCCAACCTTAGACCCACATTGGAGCTGGAGAGCGGTAGTAACGACCCAATGGCCTATTTTCTCACCATCGCCTTTTTAGGCCTGGTAGTGAACCAGGACCAAAGTCTGCTTTCCATAATTCCACTTTTCCTTCAGCAAATTTTAATAGGTGCCGCGCTTGGTTTTCTCTTCGGAAAGCTCAGTAAAATCATCATCAATAAAATCACGCTAGATTTTGAAGGCCTTTATCCTGTACTGGCCGTGGCACTCATGTTCCTGGTGTTTTCGGCTACAGACAGGCTGGGCGGGAACGGATTTCTTGCCGTATACCTGGCCGGGGTTTACCTGGGGAACCAGGATCTCATCCACAAGCGCACCATTATGCGTTTTTTTGACGGGGTAGCCTGGCTTATGCAGATTGTGCTTTTCCTTACCCTGGGGCTGCTTGTATATCCAAGTGACATAGTGCCCATTATTGGCCTGGGAATCCTGGTTTCGGTATTTCTCATTTTTATTGCGCGCCCCATAGGAGTAATGCTTAGCCTTGCACCTTTTAAGATGAAGATGCGCCGCCGCTGGTACATTTCGTGGGTTGGGCTACGGGGAGCGGTACCAATTGTTTTTGCCACCTACCCGCTTCTGGCCGGAATTGAAAAAGCGCACATGATCTTTAACATTGTGTTCTTCGTTTCCCTCACTTCAGTCTTGGTACAGGGAACCACCCTTTCAAAAGTGGCCCACTGGCTACATGTTGCCCTTCCAAAAAAGGCAAAAAGGATCTCTCCTGTTGATGCTTTTCTTGCAGACGGAACTAAATCTCTAATAAGAGAGATCACCATCCCTTCAGAAAATTTTTCAGTAGGAAAAAGAATTGTAGACCTTCATTTCCCTCGAAATGCCATTATTGCAATGATTTCCCGTGACGGAAAATTCCTCACGCCCAACGGGGCCACTCAAATTGAGGAAGACGACACCCTGATTGTGCTCATGGAAAACCAACGCAATATTGAGGCCGTTTACAACAGCCTGCACCTGGCCTATAACCCCGATACAGAAGACGACAACAATTTATAG
- the msrA gene encoding peptide-methionine (S)-S-oxide reductase MsrA, with translation MKYLLLSLIISLTACKNSSGDTVTLPEIANAEPVEVPVQNGLKKAYFASGCFWCVEAVFESVTGVKEAISGYSGGHTRNPTYEESNTGRTGHAEAVEVIYDPEVINFKTLTDVYFGSMDPTQKNGQGPDIGSQYRSIIFYQNQEQKKIIEQKIKALAGQYEKAIAVEVLPFQKFWKAEDYHQDYKKQHPNDPYIRQVSVPRMNRFKAKFPELLKENQSE, from the coding sequence ATGAAATATTTACTGCTATCCCTGATTATTAGCCTTACTGCCTGTAAAAACTCTTCGGGTGACACAGTGACCTTGCCTGAAATTGCCAATGCCGAGCCGGTGGAAGTTCCTGTCCAGAACGGCCTCAAAAAAGCCTATTTTGCAAGTGGATGTTTCTGGTGTGTGGAAGCTGTTTTTGAAAGCGTGACAGGGGTTAAAGAAGCCATTTCGGGATATTCGGGTGGTCACACCAGAAACCCGACTTATGAAGAGAGCAATACCGGCAGAACAGGGCATGCCGAAGCCGTTGAAGTGATCTACGATCCTGAAGTGATCAATTTTAAAACCCTTACCGATGTGTATTTTGGCTCTATGGACCCCACTCAGAAGAACGGGCAGGGCCCGGATATTGGTTCGCAGTACCGCTCCATAATTTTTTACCAGAACCAGGAACAAAAAAAGATCATTGAACAAAAGATAAAAGCCCTGGCCGGGCAGTATGAAAAAGCCATTGCCGTAGAGGTACTGCCTTTTCAAAAGTTCTGGAAGGCTGAAGATTACCACCAGGATTATAAAAAACAGCATCCCAACGATCCATATATCCGGCAGGTTTCTGTGCCCCGCATGAACAGGTTCAAAGCAAAATTTCCGGAGTTACTAAAGGAGAACCAATCCGAATAA